Proteins from a single region of Pseudomonas phenolilytica:
- a CDS encoding NYN domain-containing protein yields the protein MAAPYPTSRRVKKIALFADVQNLYYTVRQAYGCHFDYAALWADVSRHGRIVEAYAYAIDRGDARQQQFQQILRNLGFTVKLKPYIQRSDGSAKGDWDVGITIDVLDAAARVDEVVLASGDGDFDLLLERVRAGGGEATAYGVPGLTAQSLIRAATRYVPVEGELLLRG from the coding sequence CTGGCGGCCCCGTACCCAACGAGTCGCCGCGTGAAGAAGATCGCCCTGTTCGCCGATGTGCAGAACCTCTACTACACGGTACGCCAGGCCTATGGCTGCCACTTCGACTACGCCGCGCTGTGGGCCGACGTCAGCCGGCATGGCCGTATCGTCGAGGCTTATGCCTACGCCATCGACCGCGGTGATGCGCGCCAGCAGCAGTTCCAGCAGATCCTGCGTAACCTCGGTTTCACGGTGAAACTCAAGCCCTACATCCAGCGCAGCGACGGCTCGGCCAAGGGCGACTGGGACGTGGGCATCACCATCGACGTGCTGGACGCCGCGGCGCGGGTCGACGAGGTGGTGCTGGCCTCCGGTGACGGCGATTTCGATCTGCTGCTCGAACGCGTGCGCGCCGGCGGCGGCGAAGCGACTGCTTATGGCGTGCCTGGGCTGACGGCGCAGTCGCTGATCCGCGCGGCGACGCGTTATGTGCCGGTCGAGGGCGAGTTACTGCTGCGTGGCTGA
- a CDS encoding VOC family protein, which translates to MTVTNPSILSHISLGTAQFDAAVAFYDQVLATLGCKRILEHPGAVAWGREYPEFWIQTPIDGAPASVGNGSHVGFFAADRATVDAFHRAALAAGGRDEGAPGPRQEYGEPYYGCFVRDLDGHKIEATYWDEALMHSLYGTPA; encoded by the coding sequence ATGACCGTAACCAACCCCAGCATCCTCTCGCACATCTCGCTCGGCACCGCGCAGTTCGACGCCGCGGTTGCGTTCTACGACCAGGTACTCGCCACGCTCGGCTGCAAGCGCATCCTCGAGCATCCCGGCGCGGTGGCCTGGGGCCGCGAATACCCGGAGTTCTGGATCCAGACACCGATCGACGGCGCCCCCGCCTCGGTGGGCAATGGCAGCCACGTCGGCTTCTTCGCTGCCGACCGGGCCACGGTGGATGCCTTCCATCGCGCCGCGCTCGCCGCCGGCGGCCGCGATGAAGGCGCCCCGGGGCCCCGCCAGGAGTATGGCGAACCCTATTACGGCTGCTTCGTACGCGACCTCGACGGCCACAAGATCGAAGCGACCTACTGGGACGAGGCCCTGATGCACAGCCTCTACGGCACGCCGGCCTAG
- a CDS encoding substrate-binding periplasmic protein, whose product MKVSFLFIALLLVSHFPAHADALVQPRLIVGYAEFAPVIYSDAQQRARGPMADLTRRVAQRAGYRAQFRALPSARLYAALQNGNIDMWVGTPGKPELAAHTLESQQTLGHAQLNLYFRPDTPAPRLPEGLTGQGVIVIGGHSYWPAVTQLLHDPALKVRLLRTSNHESALRMLRYRRADFLLDYGLSVDLMRERLQLDELPFLPIGATPIHFIVSRHTRDSAAVLAALDKAYAELRDAGEDVSVTGAASAPATARVALPAR is encoded by the coding sequence TTGAAAGTTTCTTTCCTGTTCATCGCCCTGTTGCTGGTCAGCCATTTCCCGGCGCATGCCGATGCGCTCGTGCAGCCGCGACTGATCGTCGGCTATGCCGAATTCGCCCCGGTGATCTACAGCGACGCCCAGCAGCGTGCCCGCGGGCCGATGGCTGATCTGACTCGCCGGGTCGCGCAGCGAGCCGGCTACCGTGCGCAGTTTCGCGCCTTACCCAGCGCTCGCCTGTACGCCGCGTTGCAGAACGGCAACATCGATATGTGGGTCGGCACCCCGGGCAAACCCGAGCTCGCGGCGCATACGCTGGAAAGCCAGCAGACGCTCGGGCATGCGCAGCTCAATCTCTACTTCCGCCCAGACACGCCGGCGCCGCGCCTTCCCGAGGGGCTGACCGGGCAGGGGGTGATCGTCATCGGCGGCCACAGTTACTGGCCCGCCGTCACCCAGTTGCTGCACGATCCGGCGCTGAAGGTGCGCTTGCTGCGCACCAGCAACCACGAATCGGCCCTGCGGATGCTGCGTTACCGGCGCGCCGATTTCCTGCTCGACTACGGCCTGTCGGTAGACCTGATGCGCGAGCGGCTGCAGCTGGACGAACTGCCCTTCCTGCCGATCGGCGCTACACCGATCCACTTCATCGTCTCGCGCCATACCCGCGACAGCGCGGCGGTGCTCGCCGCCCTGGACAAGGCCTATGCCGAACTGCGCGACGCCGGTGAAGATGTCAGCGTGACCGGCGCGGCGAGTGCACCCGCTACTGCCCGCGTGGCTTTGCCCGCGCGGTAG
- a CDS encoding SDR family oxidoreductase: MRRKVFTSRVFERKVVLITGGCAGIGRALAVRMAQAGARLVIFDLDQVALDSLVQHLADHHNAQALGLRCDVSDPEAVQQAITLVIERYGGIDVLVNNAGITHRSRVADTSLAVFQRVMAVNFYGALHCTQAALPSLLARGGQIIVLSSLSQYAPVPDRAAYNASKHALHGLFETLRGELQGSDVNVMLVCPGYTATDLRKNVLVGDGSTAPQPVLTLGRVASPQDVAEAIYRGALRRRKLLVLSNLDWRAQLLARCFPRLYQSLLLPRLLGARAR; the protein is encoded by the coding sequence ATGCGGCGCAAGGTTTTCACCAGCAGAGTGTTCGAGCGCAAGGTGGTGTTGATTACCGGCGGTTGCGCCGGCATCGGTCGCGCGCTGGCGGTGCGCATGGCGCAGGCGGGTGCGCGGCTGGTGATCTTCGATCTCGATCAGGTCGCGCTCGACAGTCTGGTGCAGCATCTGGCCGATCATCACAATGCCCAGGCACTGGGACTGCGCTGCGATGTCAGCGACCCCGAGGCGGTGCAGCAGGCGATCACACTGGTCATCGAGCGCTACGGCGGCATCGACGTGCTGGTCAACAACGCCGGCATCACCCATCGCAGCCGCGTGGCGGACACCAGCCTGGCGGTGTTCCAGCGGGTCATGGCGGTGAACTTCTACGGCGCGCTGCATTGCACCCAGGCGGCGCTGCCGAGCCTGCTCGCCCGTGGTGGGCAGATCATAGTGCTCAGTTCGCTGTCGCAGTACGCCCCGGTGCCGGACCGCGCCGCCTACAACGCCAGCAAGCACGCACTGCATGGACTGTTCGAAACCCTGCGCGGTGAACTGCAGGGCAGCGACGTCAACGTGATGCTGGTGTGTCCGGGCTATACCGCCACCGATCTGCGCAAGAACGTGCTGGTCGGCGACGGCTCCACTGCGCCGCAGCCGGTGCTGACCCTGGGGCGGGTGGCGTCGCCGCAGGATGTGGCCGAGGCGATTTACCGCGGCGCGCTCCGGCGTCGCAAGCTGCTGGTGCTATCCAACCTCGACTGGCGGGCGCAACTGCTGGCGCGCTGCTTCCCGCGTCTGTACCAGAGCCTGTTGTTGCCGCGCCTGCTCGGCGCGCGCGCGCGCTGA
- a CDS encoding Lrp/AsnC family transcriptional regulator — MSKLDRYDLRILAELQHDARISNQELAERIGLSPSPCSRRVKQLEDDGYIARQVALLDRKKLGLTLTAYVLIGMDRHTPERFEHFEGVIGKCPQVLECSLVTGMDADYQLKVVVPDMEHYQQFLLGTLTRIEGVSSVRSSFVLRQVASSTELPLEHLRG; from the coding sequence ATGAGCAAACTCGATCGTTACGACCTGCGCATCCTCGCCGAGCTGCAGCACGACGCGCGCATCTCCAACCAAGAGCTGGCCGAACGCATCGGCCTGTCGCCCTCGCCCTGTTCACGGCGGGTCAAGCAGCTCGAGGACGACGGCTACATCGCCCGCCAGGTCGCCCTGCTCGACCGCAAGAAGCTCGGTCTGACGCTCACCGCCTACGTGCTGATCGGCATGGATCGGCACACCCCGGAACGCTTCGAGCACTTCGAGGGCGTGATCGGCAAGTGCCCACAAGTGCTCGAATGCAGCCTGGTCACCGGGATGGATGCCGACTACCAGCTCAAGGTGGTGGTGCCGGACATGGAGCATTACCAGCAATTCCTGCTCGGCACGCTGACGCGCATCGAAGGTGTGTCGAGCGTGCGTTCGAGCTTCGTACTGCGCCAGGTGGCCTCCAGCACCGAACTGCCGCTGGAGCACCTGCGCGGCTGA
- a CDS encoding DUF2788 domain-containing protein — MDPAVFEEWMMIILVGGLVAFMAFIVWDLAKKSKAGRYGTLVLFGALGLGVLGFVIKTLVIGSLEGI; from the coding sequence ATGGATCCAGCTGTTTTCGAAGAATGGATGATGATCATCCTGGTCGGTGGCCTGGTGGCCTTCATGGCCTTCATCGTCTGGGATCTCGCCAAAAAGTCGAAGGCCGGACGCTACGGCACGCTGGTGCTGTTCGGCGCGCTCGGGCTGGGCGTACTCGGTTTCGTCATCAAGACCCTGGTGATCGGTAGCCTCGAAGGCATCTGA
- a CDS encoding polyprenyl synthetase family protein, with protein MIIVDYQKDCQQRVDSCLEALFAPPRPQLERLYQAMRYSVMNGGKRVRPLLVYAACEALRGDRATADGAACAVELIHAYSLVHDDLPAMDDDDLRRGQPTTHKAFDEACAILAGDGLQSLAFEAMAEEKHNPADAALRLRMFAVLARAAGPAGMVGGQAIDLGSVGLKLDRAALELMHRHKTGALIEASVQLGALASGHADADSLGALSHYARSIGLAFQVQDDILDVESDTATLGKHQGADIARDKPTYPALLGLDEAKAYAIELRDQALHALRPFDIAAEPLRELARFIVERRS; from the coding sequence GTCTCGAAGCGCTCTTCGCCCCCCCGCGCCCGCAACTCGAACGCCTCTACCAGGCCATGCGCTACAGCGTGATGAACGGCGGCAAGCGCGTGCGCCCGCTGCTGGTGTACGCCGCCTGCGAAGCGCTGCGCGGCGACCGCGCGACGGCCGATGGCGCCGCCTGCGCGGTCGAGCTGATCCACGCCTACTCGCTGGTGCACGACGACCTGCCGGCGATGGACGACGACGACCTGCGTCGCGGCCAGCCGACCACCCACAAGGCCTTCGACGAAGCCTGCGCGATTCTCGCCGGCGATGGCCTGCAGAGCCTGGCCTTCGAGGCGATGGCCGAGGAAAAGCACAATCCTGCCGATGCCGCGTTGCGCCTGCGCATGTTCGCCGTGCTGGCGCGTGCCGCAGGCCCGGCCGGCATGGTCGGCGGGCAGGCCATCGACCTCGGTTCGGTCGGGCTGAAACTCGATCGCGCCGCGCTGGAGCTGATGCACCGGCACAAGACCGGCGCGCTGATCGAAGCCAGCGTGCAGCTCGGCGCACTGGCCAGCGGCCATGCCGACGCCGACAGCCTCGGCGCGCTGAGCCACTACGCCCGGTCGATTGGCCTGGCATTCCAGGTGCAGGACGACATCCTCGATGTCGAGAGCGACACCGCCACGCTCGGCAAACACCAGGGCGCCGATATCGCCCGCGACAAGCCGACCTACCCGGCGTTGCTCGGACTGGATGAGGCCAAGGCCTACGCCATCGAGCTGCGCGATCAGGCCCTGCATGCGCTGCGCCCCTTCGATATCGCCGCCGAACCGCTGCGCGAGCTGGCGCGTTTCATCGTCGAGCGCCGCAGCTGA
- a CDS encoding cation diffusion facilitator family transporter — protein MAAGSRNISAEHARLLRRATGAALAVALFLAVSKAVAWWLSGSVSLLAGLTDSLLDGAASLLNLLAVHYSLRPADDDHRYGHGKAEALAGLGQAAFIGVSALLVGAQGVDRLLHPQPLGAPLLGIVVIVVSLVLTVALLAYQRHVVRVTGSTAIRADSLHYRSDLLLNSSILLALVLASYGWEQLDALFGIAIAFYILWSAASILREAGAVLMDTEVSPEISEDMHRLVCSVPGVLGCHDLRTRVSGTRWFVQLHLELPGELSLSRAHALCDEVEAIIHQRYPRAEVLVHADPQEVVKPEAR, from the coding sequence ATGGCAGCGGGCAGCCGTAACATCAGCGCCGAGCACGCTCGCCTGCTGCGCCGCGCCACCGGCGCCGCGCTGGCGGTGGCGCTGTTTTTGGCCGTGAGCAAAGCGGTGGCCTGGTGGTTGAGCGGTTCGGTGAGCCTGCTGGCGGGGCTGACCGACTCGCTGCTCGACGGCGCCGCCTCGCTGCTCAACCTGCTGGCGGTGCACTATTCGCTGCGTCCGGCCGACGACGATCACCGTTACGGCCACGGCAAGGCGGAGGCACTCGCCGGGCTCGGGCAGGCGGCGTTCATCGGCGTCAGTGCGCTGCTGGTTGGCGCCCAGGGCGTCGACCGCCTGCTGCATCCGCAACCGTTGGGCGCCCCGCTGCTGGGTATCGTGGTGATCGTCGTTTCGCTGGTGCTGACCGTGGCGCTGCTGGCCTATCAGCGGCATGTGGTGCGCGTCACCGGCTCGACAGCGATCCGCGCCGACTCGCTGCATTACCGTTCGGACCTGCTGCTCAACAGCAGCATCCTGCTGGCGCTGGTGCTGGCCAGCTACGGCTGGGAGCAGCTGGACGCCCTCTTCGGCATCGCCATTGCGTTCTACATCCTGTGGAGCGCGGCGAGCATCCTGCGCGAGGCCGGTGCGGTGCTGATGGACACCGAGGTATCCCCGGAGATCAGCGAAGACATGCACCGGCTGGTCTGCAGCGTGCCCGGCGTGCTCGGCTGCCACGACCTGCGCACGCGGGTTTCCGGCACGCGCTGGTTCGTCCAGTTGCATCTGGAGCTGCCCGGCGAGCTGTCGCTGTCGCGCGCGCATGCGCTGTGCGACGAGGTCGAGGCGATCATTCACCAACGCTACCCGCGCGCCGAAGTGCTGGTGCACGCCGATCCACAGGAAGTGGTGAAGCCCGAGGCACGTTAG
- a CDS encoding polyribonucleotide nucleotidyltransferase: MRTRSRVIGGLLAVSLLTQLAACGTLFYPDRRGQIEGRIDPAIAALNAIGLLFYVIPGLIAFGIDFATGAIYLPEGQYSVAPNKLQDALGADGQVDPTRLKAILEQEIGRSLPLDDPRLIEQHGSHEQLATYGLRTAA, encoded by the coding sequence ATGCGTACTCGTTCCCGCGTCATCGGCGGCCTGCTGGCCGTCTCCCTGCTGACCCAGCTGGCCGCCTGCGGCACGCTGTTCTATCCGGACCGCCGCGGCCAGATCGAGGGTCGCATCGACCCGGCGATTGCCGCACTGAACGCCATCGGCCTGCTGTTTTACGTGATCCCCGGGCTGATCGCCTTCGGCATCGATTTCGCTACCGGCGCCATCTACCTGCCCGAAGGCCAGTATTCGGTCGCGCCGAACAAGCTGCAGGATGCCCTCGGCGCCGACGGTCAGGTCGACCCGACGCGCCTCAAGGCCATCCTCGAACAAGAAATCGGCCGCAGCCTGCCGCTGGATGATCCGCGCCTGATCGAGCAGCACGGCAGCCACGAACAGCTCGCCACCTACGGCCTGCGGACTGCGGCCTGA
- the hrpB gene encoding ATP-dependent helicase HrpB, which yields MTPLPIDEALPALRQALLQRDEAVLEAPPGAGKTTRVPLALLDEPWLAGQKLIMLEPRRLAARAAAERLASELGERVGETVGYRIRLDSKVGPQTRIEVVTEGILARRLQDDPALEGVGLVIFDEFHERSLDADLALALTLNARVLLRDEPLKLLLMSATLEGARLSSLLAEAPVVRSEGRMHPLTLRWGRPYQAGERIEARVVQTVLQALEEQHGSLLVFLPGQAEIRRVNEALAEQLGERGDLLLCPLHGELELAAQRAAIEPAPTGKRKVVLATNIAETSLTIEGVRVVVDAGLARVPRFDPGSGMTRLETRRIARASATQRAGRAGRLEPGVCYRLWSEEQHAQLAAYGEAEILQADLAGIALQLARWGAEPDELVWLDAPPAAAYAQAQALLERLGALRHGPQGSWQLTGHGQAMAELPVHPRLAHLLLRGQALGQAALAADIAALLSERDTQRGGGADLALRLHQLQDGRGASVQRVRQLARQFRGLLRGSGVMPARLDEAHAIAALLAFAYPDRVARQRREGGGAYRLANGRAAQFDEPDALMKEPWLVIAELGSHQGRREERIYRAVALDPALFDDVLAEQVSLHDELEWDEREGVLRAERQRRVGELVLGREPLPQLDDDARGRALLGLVRRKGLELLPWTPELRQWQARIALLRQLDRDRDGDSEWPDVSDAALLARLEDWLLPYLGKVSRLAHFAQLDLAAMLATLLPWPLPQRLEEQAPQALAVPSGSRIRLDYSERPPVLAVRLQELFGLAETPRIAGGRQPVKLHLLSPARRPVQVTQDLASFWANTYAEVKKDLKGRYPKHYWPDDPLIAEPTARAKPRGQ from the coding sequence ATGACCCCGCTACCCATCGACGAAGCGCTGCCCGCGCTGCGCCAGGCCCTGCTACAGCGCGACGAAGCGGTGCTCGAAGCACCGCCGGGCGCCGGCAAGACCACCCGTGTGCCGCTGGCGCTGCTCGACGAGCCGTGGCTGGCCGGACAGAAGCTCATCATGCTCGAACCGCGGCGTCTGGCCGCGCGCGCGGCAGCCGAGCGGCTGGCCAGCGAGCTGGGCGAGCGGGTTGGCGAGACCGTTGGCTATCGCATCCGCCTGGACAGCAAGGTCGGGCCGCAAACGCGCATCGAGGTGGTCACCGAGGGCATTCTCGCGCGGCGCCTGCAGGACGATCCGGCGCTGGAAGGCGTCGGCCTGGTGATCTTCGACGAGTTTCACGAGCGCAGCCTGGACGCCGATCTGGCGCTGGCGCTGACGCTCAATGCGCGGGTGCTGCTGCGCGACGAGCCGCTCAAGTTGCTGCTGATGTCGGCCACGCTGGAGGGCGCGCGGCTTTCCAGCCTGCTCGCCGAGGCGCCGGTGGTGCGCAGCGAGGGGCGCATGCATCCGTTGACGTTGCGCTGGGGGCGCCCATACCAGGCCGGCGAACGCATCGAGGCGCGGGTGGTGCAGACCGTGTTGCAAGCGCTGGAGGAGCAGCATGGCAGCCTGCTGGTGTTCCTCCCCGGCCAGGCGGAGATTCGCCGCGTCAACGAGGCGCTGGCCGAGCAACTGGGCGAGCGCGGCGACTTGCTGCTCTGCCCGCTGCACGGCGAGCTGGAGCTGGCCGCCCAGCGCGCGGCGATCGAGCCGGCGCCGACCGGCAAGCGCAAGGTGGTGCTGGCGACCAATATCGCCGAGACCAGCCTGACCATCGAGGGCGTGCGCGTGGTGGTGGACGCCGGTCTGGCGCGGGTGCCGCGCTTCGACCCCGGCAGCGGCATGACGCGCCTGGAGACGCGGCGCATCGCGCGCGCCTCGGCGACCCAGCGCGCCGGACGCGCCGGTCGCCTGGAACCCGGCGTCTGCTACCGGCTGTGGTCCGAGGAGCAGCACGCGCAGCTGGCGGCCTATGGCGAGGCGGAAATCCTTCAGGCTGATCTGGCAGGCATCGCCCTGCAGCTGGCGCGCTGGGGCGCCGAGCCGGACGAACTGGTCTGGCTCGATGCGCCACCGGCCGCCGCCTACGCCCAGGCGCAGGCGCTGCTGGAGCGCCTCGGGGCTTTGCGCCACGGTCCGCAAGGCAGCTGGCAATTGACCGGCCACGGCCAGGCGATGGCCGAACTGCCGGTACATCCACGGCTGGCGCATTTGCTACTGCGCGGCCAGGCGCTGGGACAGGCGGCGCTGGCGGCGGACATCGCCGCACTGCTCAGCGAACGCGATACCCAGCGTGGCGGCGGCGCCGACCTTGCCCTGCGCCTGCATCAGCTGCAGGACGGCCGTGGCGCCAGCGTGCAGCGCGTGCGCCAGCTGGCCCGGCAGTTCCGCGGTCTGCTGCGTGGCAGCGGGGTGATGCCGGCTAGATTGGACGAGGCGCATGCCATCGCCGCGCTGCTGGCGTTCGCCTACCCCGACCGTGTTGCCCGCCAGCGCCGCGAAGGCGGCGGTGCCTATCGCCTGGCCAACGGCCGCGCGGCGCAGTTCGACGAGCCCGATGCGCTGATGAAGGAACCCTGGCTGGTGATCGCCGAACTCGGCAGTCATCAGGGCCGACGCGAGGAGCGCATTTACCGTGCCGTCGCGCTCGACCCGGCGCTGTTCGACGATGTGCTTGCCGAGCAGGTCAGCCTGCACGACGAGCTGGAGTGGGACGAGCGCGAGGGCGTGCTACGCGCCGAGCGTCAGCGCCGCGTCGGTGAGCTGGTGCTTGGCCGTGAGCCGCTGCCGCAGCTGGACGACGACGCACGCGGGCGGGCGCTGCTCGGCCTGGTGCGGCGCAAGGGCCTGGAATTGCTGCCGTGGACGCCCGAGCTGCGCCAGTGGCAGGCGCGCATCGCCCTGCTGCGGCAGCTCGATCGGGACCGCGACGGCGACAGCGAATGGCCGGACGTCAGCGATGCCGCGCTGCTCGCACGCCTGGAAGACTGGCTGCTGCCCTATCTGGGCAAGGTGTCGCGGTTGGCGCACTTCGCCCAGCTCGACCTCGCGGCCATGCTCGCCACGCTGCTGCCCTGGCCGTTGCCGCAGCGCCTGGAAGAGCAGGCACCGCAGGCGCTTGCGGTGCCCTCCGGTTCGCGCATCCGCCTGGACTACAGCGAGCGGCCGCCGGTGCTGGCAGTGCGTCTGCAGGAGCTGTTCGGCCTGGCCGAGACGCCGCGCATCGCCGGCGGCCGCCAGCCGGTCAAACTGCATCTGCTGTCGCCGGCGCGGCGCCCGGTGCAGGTGACGCAGGACCTGGCGAGTTTCTGGGCCAACACCTATGCCGAGGTGAAGAAGGACCTCAAGGGGCGTTATCCCAAGCACTACTGGCCGGACGACCCGCTGATCGCCGAGCCTACCGCGCGGGCAAAGCCACGCGGGCAGTAG
- the dxs gene encoding 1-deoxy-D-xylulose-5-phosphate synthase, which translates to MPKTFHEIPRVRPATPVLDRAATPEQLRRLGEAELDELANELRQDLLFSVGQTGGHFGAGLGVIELTIALHYVFDTPDDRLVWDVGHQAYPHKILTGRRQRMGTLRQKDGLAAFPRRSESEYDTFGVGHSSTSIGAALGMAIAARLKGEKRKAIAVIGDGALTAGMAFEALNHAPEVGANMLVVLNDNDMSISRNVGGMSNYLAKILSSRTYASMREGSKKVLSRLPGAWEIARRTEEYAKGMLVPGTLFEELGWNYIGPIDGHDLPTLIATLRNMRDLDGPQFLHVVTKKGKGFAPAEADPITWHAISKLEPVGAPAKPKQPSGPKYSNVFGQWLCDMAAADPRLTGITPAMKEGSDLVAFSERYPDRYFDVAIAEQHAVTLAAGMACEGMKPVVAIYSTFLQRAYDQLVHDVAVQNLDVLFAIDRAGLVGEDGPTHAGSFDLSYLRCIPGMLIMTPSDENEMRRMLTTGYLFEGPAAVRYPRGSGPNATIEPGLAPLEIGKGVVRRQGERVALLVFGVQLPEALRVGGTLDATVVDMRFVKPLDEALLRELASSHELLVTVEENSIMGGAGSAVAEFLAAEAIVMPLLHLGLPDSYVEHAKPSEMLAECGLDAVGIEAAVRKRLAALGEA; encoded by the coding sequence ATGCCCAAGACGTTCCATGAGATTCCTCGGGTGCGCCCTGCGACGCCCGTTCTTGACCGAGCGGCGACGCCCGAGCAGCTGCGCCGACTGGGCGAGGCGGAACTCGACGAGCTCGCCAACGAACTGCGCCAGGATCTGTTGTTCAGCGTCGGCCAGACAGGCGGCCACTTCGGCGCCGGCCTCGGCGTGATCGAGCTGACCATCGCGCTGCACTACGTCTTCGACACCCCTGACGACCGTCTGGTCTGGGATGTCGGCCATCAGGCCTACCCGCACAAGATCCTCACCGGGCGGCGCCAGCGTATGGGCACACTGCGCCAGAAGGACGGCCTGGCCGCCTTCCCGCGGCGCAGCGAGAGCGAATACGACACCTTCGGCGTCGGCCATTCCAGCACTTCGATCGGCGCCGCGCTGGGCATGGCGATCGCCGCCCGCCTCAAGGGTGAGAAGCGCAAGGCCATCGCGGTGATCGGCGACGGCGCGCTGACCGCCGGCATGGCCTTCGAGGCGCTCAACCACGCGCCGGAAGTCGGCGCCAACATGCTCGTCGTACTCAACGACAACGATATGTCGATCTCGCGCAACGTCGGCGGCATGTCCAACTACCTGGCCAAGATCCTCTCCAGTCGCACCTACGCGAGCATGCGCGAGGGCAGCAAGAAGGTGCTGTCGCGCCTGCCCGGCGCCTGGGAAATCGCCCGTCGCACCGAGGAGTACGCCAAGGGCATGCTGGTGCCCGGCACGCTGTTCGAGGAACTCGGCTGGAACTACATCGGCCCGATCGACGGCCACGACCTGCCGACGCTGATCGCCACCCTGCGCAACATGCGCGACCTCGATGGCCCACAGTTTCTCCACGTGGTCACCAAGAAAGGCAAGGGCTTCGCCCCGGCCGAGGCCGATCCGATCACCTGGCATGCGATCAGCAAGCTGGAGCCGGTCGGCGCGCCCGCCAAGCCGAAGCAACCTTCCGGGCCGAAGTACTCCAACGTGTTCGGCCAGTGGCTGTGCGACATGGCCGCCGCCGACCCGCGCCTGACCGGCATCACCCCAGCGATGAAGGAAGGCTCCGATCTGGTGGCCTTCAGCGAACGCTACCCGGATCGCTACTTCGACGTCGCCATCGCCGAACAGCACGCCGTGACGCTCGCCGCCGGCATGGCCTGCGAGGGCATGAAGCCAGTGGTGGCGATCTATTCGACGTTCCTCCAGCGCGCCTATGACCAGCTGGTCCACGACGTCGCAGTGCAGAATCTCGACGTGCTGTTCGCCATCGACCGCGCCGGTCTGGTCGGCGAAGACGGGCCGACCCACGCCGGCAGCTTCGATCTGTCCTACCTGCGCTGCATCCCCGGCATGCTGATCATGACGCCGAGCGACGAGAACGAGATGCGCCGCATGCTCACCACCGGCTATCTGTTCGAGGGCCCGGCAGCGGTGCGCTACCCGCGCGGCAGCGGGCCGAACGCGACCATCGAGCCGGGCCTGGCGCCGCTGGAAATCGGCAAGGGTGTGGTGCGCCGTCAAGGCGAACGCGTCGCTCTGCTGGTATTTGGCGTGCAGCTGCCCGAGGCGCTGCGGGTCGGTGGAACGCTGGACGCCACCGTGGTCGACATGCGCTTCGTCAAGCCGCTGGACGAAGCCCTGTTGCGCGAACTGGCAAGCAGCCACGAGCTGCTGGTGACGGTCGAGGAGAACAGCATCATGGGCGGCGCCGGCAGTGCGGTTGCCGAGTTCCTCGCGGCCGAGGCCATCGTCATGCCGCTGCTGCACCTCGGCCTGCCGGACAGCTACGTCGAACACGCCAAACCGAGCGAAATGCTCGCCGAATGCGGCCTGGATGCCGTCGGCATCGAAGCGGCCGTGCGCAAGCGCCTGGCAGCTCTCGGCGAAGCCTGA
- a CDS encoding YciC family protein, producing the protein MNVLAILRDAWFFYTRHFGAIVRLCLPLILLESGARLAVDHWLGKDSLPAQELLVGMLFYPLYTGALILFLDARSRGHAPGPRAVLARALPLWPALAVLTGLGTLLIMLGASLFVLPGIWVMVKIAFAEFLLVLRGLSPLAAIKASFALTRGRFLLVLGCVLSVLLPLWLIEAWLAGALVGDGAVEPLPRLALDALVGVLQLLPTIMLFRCFMLCSDTPAGDRGHI; encoded by the coding sequence ATGAACGTTCTAGCCATCCTGCGTGACGCCTGGTTCTTCTATACCCGCCACTTCGGCGCGATCGTGCGCCTGTGCCTGCCGCTGATCCTGCTCGAGAGCGGCGCGCGGCTGGCGGTGGACCATTGGCTGGGCAAGGATTCGCTGCCGGCGCAGGAGCTGCTGGTGGGCATGCTGTTCTATCCGCTCTACACCGGCGCACTGATCCTTTTTCTCGACGCCCGCAGCCGTGGCCATGCGCCCGGCCCGCGCGCCGTGCTGGCACGCGCGCTGCCGCTGTGGCCGGCGCTGGCAGTGCTCACCGGACTCGGCACGCTGCTGATCATGCTCGGCGCCTCGCTGTTCGTGCTGCCGGGCATCTGGGTGATGGTGAAGATCGCCTTCGCCGAATTCCTCCTGGTGCTGCGCGGGTTGTCGCCGCTGGCGGCGATCAAGGCGAGTTTCGCACTCACCCGCGGACGCTTCCTGCTGGTGCTCGGCTGCGTGCTGAGCGTGCTGCTGCCGCTGTGGCTGATCGAGGCCTGGCTGGCCGGTGCGCTGGTCGGCGACGGTGCGGTCGAGCCGCTGCCGCGGCTGGCGCTCGATGCGCTGGTGGGCGTGCTGCAGCTGCTGCCGACCATCATGCTGTTCCGCTGCTTCATGCTCTGCAGCGATACGCCGGCGGGCGATCGCGGCCACATCTGA